One window of Methanobacterium alkalithermotolerans genomic DNA carries:
- the rpsB gene encoding 30S ribosomal protein S2 — translation MSELLIPLDKYLAAGLHIGTQQKTSDMERYIYRVRSDGLYVLDVRKTNDRIMDAAKFLAKYDTDDILAVSTRQYGQAPVRKFGEVTGTKTIPGRFIPGTLTNPNYAKFIEPKVLLITDPRSDSQAIIEANQIGIPVVALCDTENLLGNVDLVIPVNNKGRKAIALVYWLLAQQLLREKGILKEDEELDIPATEFELKI, via the coding sequence TTGTCAGAACTTTTAATTCCACTCGACAAGTATTTAGCAGCAGGTTTGCACATTGGAACTCAACAGAAAACTAGTGATATGGAAAGATATATTTACCGGGTCAGATCCGATGGTTTGTATGTTTTAGATGTAAGAAAAACTAATGATAGAATTATGGATGCTGCCAAATTCCTGGCAAAATATGATACTGATGATATACTGGCGGTTTCTACCCGACAATACGGCCAAGCACCGGTAAGAAAATTTGGTGAAGTAACTGGTACTAAAACCATACCTGGAAGATTTATTCCTGGAACTCTGACCAATCCTAACTATGCCAAGTTCATAGAACCTAAGGTGCTTTTAATTACTGATCCTAGATCTGATTCCCAGGCAATTATTGAAGCCAATCAAATTGGAATACCGGTAGTTGCTCTTTGTGATACTGAAAATTTACTGGGCAATGTTGATCTGGTAATTCCCGTCAATAACAAGGGTAGAAAGGCCATTGCTCTGGTATACTGGCTACTCGCCCAGCAGCTACTCCGTGAAAAAGGAATCCTTAAAGAAGATGAAGAACTGGATATCCCTGCTACTGAATTTGAATTGAAAATTTAA
- the amrB gene encoding AmmeMemoRadiSam system protein B yields the protein MIRKPAVAGLFYESNPASLKKRIKWCFQHTLGPGKIPVKGHKHNIMGMVVPHAGYVYSGPVAAHAYYQLVEDGYPDTFVILCPNHTGMGSGVSTMVKGEWETPLGLVEIDQELASLMVSKSSIIDTNPQAHSQEHSCEVHLPFLQYFESDFKIVPVSMWMQDEETSLEIGESIATAAQELKRNIVIIASTDFTHYQPQKIAAHNDHLLLEAIARLDESQMYALIRQHNISMCGYGPVAATSIASKILGARSAEILKYATSGDITGDHSSVVGYGSLLFK from the coding sequence ATGATAAGAAAACCTGCCGTTGCAGGACTTTTCTATGAGAGCAATCCTGCATCTCTAAAAAAAAGGATTAAATGGTGCTTCCAGCATACTCTGGGTCCGGGAAAGATACCGGTAAAGGGCCATAAACATAACATAATGGGTATGGTTGTCCCTCATGCGGGCTATGTCTATTCCGGACCAGTGGCAGCCCATGCCTATTATCAACTAGTAGAAGACGGATACCCGGACACTTTTGTTATTTTATGTCCCAACCATACTGGAATGGGCTCCGGGGTTTCTACCATGGTTAAAGGTGAATGGGAAACACCCCTGGGCTTGGTAGAAATTGATCAGGAACTGGCCAGTCTCATGGTTTCTAAATCCAGTATCATTGATACCAATCCTCAGGCACACTCTCAGGAACATAGCTGTGAAGTCCATTTACCATTTTTACAGTACTTTGAATCAGATTTTAAAATAGTTCCAGTATCCATGTGGATGCAGGATGAAGAAACATCTCTAGAAATTGGAGAATCCATTGCCACTGCTGCTCAGGAGCTAAAAAGAAATATAGTCATCATAGCCAGCACGGACTTTACCCATTATCAGCCTCAAAAAATAGCAGCACATAATGATCATCTACTTTTAGAAGCTATTGCCCGGCTAGATGAAAGCCAGATGTATGCTTTAATTCGTCAGCACAATATCAGCATGTGTGGCTATGGTCCGGTGGCTGCTACCAGCATAGCCTCTAAAATATTAGGTGCCAGGAGCGCTGAAATCTTAAAGTATGCTACCAGCGGAGATATTACCGGAGATCATAGTTCTGTGGTGGGTTATGGTTCCCTATTATTTAAATGA
- a CDS encoding 4Fe-4S dicluster domain-containing protein, producing the protein MVKIVIDYEKCDGADCGECVDVCPMEVLIIEGDKIVIQNLEECSLCEVCMDVCPKEAIDVDED; encoded by the coding sequence ATGGTAAAAATAGTCATTGATTATGAAAAATGTGATGGAGCAGACTGTGGTGAATGTGTGGATGTCTGCCCCATGGAAGTCCTCATAATTGAAGGGGACAAAATTGTAATTCAAAATCTAGAAGAATGCAGCTTATGTGAGGTCTGCATGGATGTCTGCCCTAAAGAGGCTATAGATGTAGATGAAGATTAA
- a CDS encoding DNA-directed RNA polymerase subunit K, whose translation MASSKLTRFEKARIIGARALQLSMGATPLVDVPNSLDPIDIATLELKKKVIPLDIRK comes from the coding sequence ATGGCATCAAGTAAATTAACCCGTTTTGAAAAGGCCAGAATTATAGGCGCAAGAGCTCTTCAGCTTTCTATGGGAGCAACACCATTAGTTGATGTTCCAAATTCTCTTGATCCTATTGATATAGCTACATTAGAACTTAAGAAGAAAGTTATCCCTCTAGATATTAGAAAATAA
- a CDS encoding DNA-directed RNA polymerase subunit N, whose protein sequence is MIPVRCISCGKVVSAYFDEYQNRTAEGEDPKVVLDDLGVNRYCCRRMLISHVETW, encoded by the coding sequence ATGATTCCTGTAAGATGTATAAGCTGCGGCAAAGTGGTATCTGCATATTTCGATGAATACCAGAATAGAACTGCAGAGGGAGAAGACCCTAAGGTAGTTTTAGATGATTTAGGAGTAAATCGATATTGTTGCAGAAGAATGTTGATTTCTCATGTAGAAACATGGTAG
- the eno gene encoding phosphopyruvate hydratase — protein sequence MDSVIEDVRVRKILDSRGNPTLEVDVITWNGFGRAAAPSGASTGSREVVAFPEGGVDKIIGEVEDVISSELIGMDAEDLQDIDLVLKEIDGTENLSAIGGNTTVAVSMAVAKAAAASYNMPLYKFLGGSMRTEIPYPLGNMINGGAHAGKHAPDIQEFLVVPAGASNITEAVFANSNVHKKIKEFIQLKDKTFTGGKGDEGGWAPNLSNYDALEIQSKACEEVGDEMGIEIRPSLDMAASEMWDSSQEKYLYSQENIARDTAEQIEFVKEIIENYNMFYVEDPLHEGDFQGFSELTSKIGHKCLICGDDIFVTNKEILKEGIDAKAGNSIIIKPNQIGTLTDTYETVKLARENQYVPVVSHRSGETTDETIAHLAVAFSAPLIKTGALGGERIAKLNELIRIEEEVANPQMASLNK from the coding sequence GTGGATAGCGTTATTGAAGACGTCCGTGTAAGGAAGATTTTAGATAGTAGAGGAAACCCTACACTGGAAGTAGATGTTATAACTTGGAATGGATTTGGAAGAGCTGCTGCTCCTAGTGGAGCCAGTACCGGATCTCGCGAAGTTGTAGCCTTTCCTGAAGGTGGGGTAGATAAGATTATTGGCGAAGTAGAGGATGTTATATCCTCGGAACTAATAGGTATGGATGCAGAGGACCTGCAGGATATTGACCTGGTACTTAAGGAAATTGATGGTACTGAAAATCTTTCAGCCATTGGTGGAAATACCACTGTAGCAGTTTCTATGGCTGTGGCTAAGGCGGCAGCAGCTTCCTATAATATGCCGTTATATAAATTTTTAGGCGGCAGTATGCGTACTGAAATACCATATCCTCTGGGTAATATGATTAATGGAGGGGCACATGCAGGAAAACATGCTCCTGATATCCAGGAGTTTTTGGTGGTTCCAGCTGGTGCTAGTAACATCACCGAAGCAGTTTTTGCCAATTCAAATGTTCATAAAAAGATTAAAGAATTCATCCAGTTAAAAGATAAAACCTTCACGGGTGGTAAAGGTGATGAAGGAGGATGGGCACCCAATCTTTCCAATTACGATGCATTAGAAATCCAATCTAAAGCATGTGAAGAAGTTGGAGATGAAATGGGTATAGAAATTCGACCTTCCCTGGATATGGCTGCCAGTGAAATGTGGGACTCTTCCCAGGAAAAGTATTTATACTCCCAGGAGAACATAGCCCGTGATACAGCCGAACAGATAGAATTTGTTAAAGAAATAATTGAAAACTATAACATGTTCTATGTGGAAGACCCTCTACATGAAGGTGATTTCCAGGGATTTTCAGAGCTGACTTCCAAAATTGGCCATAAATGCCTGATATGTGGTGATGATATCTTTGTAACCAACAAAGAAATACTAAAAGAAGGCATTGATGCGAAAGCTGGAAATTCCATTATCATCAAACCTAATCAGATTGGTACACTTACCGATACATATGAAACGGTTAAACTGGCCCGAGAAAATCAATATGTCCCTGTGGTATCCCATAGATCTGGAGAGACAACTGATGAAACTATAGCCCATCTTGCAGTGGCATTTTCTGCTCCTTTAATTAAAACTGGAGCTTTAGGTGGGGAGAGAATAGCCAAACTCAATGAACTGATACGTATAGAAGAAGAAGTTGCTAATCCACAAATGGCTTCTTTGAATAAATAA